CATCTGGCTCTGGGTGAAGTCAGCGACCCCCTCTTCGCCCTCAAACAGGAACCAGTGGTTGCAGGGCAGGAAGTGCCTGAGGGGAAGTTACGGACCCCAGACACACCTCCAGGCCCTACTTCAGCCCCAGCAATATCTGCCCAAGGGAAGCAGCTCTCCACACCAGCCCAGCAGGGCCCCATTCTCCTGAGTTGCTCTGGGGCTGAAGGAGCAGCCCCAGTGGCCAGGTGGCACTGGGCACCACCCTCCCTGTTTCCCCACCAGTCCCCACACGCCCtaccctggctcctccctcagccccctcACCAGAACCTAGAACTATCCAGTGCTGGAGAGGGCCCTGTGAACCAGCTGGTCAGCCTGGagtgggggaaaggaggtgagcTCTGGAGCTGGACAGAGCTGGCCTTGAACCCCAGTTCTGCCACTGCTGGGCTGGATGTCCTTGTTACGGGGATTTGCAGTGACAAACAGAAAGCGCCCCATTCAGGGCTGGCACGTAACGAAGGCTCCTCAGCCTGGGAAATGATTGTAACAGAGGGCCCTgaactttacagatgaggaacttggGGCACGTGACTCACCCCAGGCCATTTAGCCTGGAAGAGCAGGGGCCAGGTTTTCTGACCTGCAGGCCAGTCTTCAATTCCCAACCTAGTGATGATTTGTGAGACTCGAGGTAAGGCAGTGCTCTGCCCAGGGAGGGCTGTGGTGCACGGGGAACCGTGGGTAAAAAGTGGTGTGTGTGGTTCATGAGTAGGTGGCCAGGGCCTCTCGGGACCAGAGAGTGCAAGTGGAAAAGGGACTTCAtggggaggcccagagagggcagggatgGCAGTGGGAGGCTTCTGAGGGGTGAATGAGGTAACCCGTGAGGGATGGCTACCTCTagtgggaagtgagggaatgcagtcTGGGGTGAAGGATCTCTCAGAGAATCTTCTGCCTCTAACACTGTTGGAGAGAGGAGTTGAGATCCATGGCCAACCAGGAGGATGGGGTGAGCTGAAGAGAAATGGGCTCTTTAATACTCCCCTCTTTTCCCTACAGAGTTATGTCTTTACGAGTATGTGACCTTAGGGCTGGGGGGGCTCCTGCTCCTGGTTTTGGTCATTCTGTCCATCTGCCTGTGTCGGCTTCGTGTGAGAGGTGAGCCCCACCCTTAGCTCCCTCATTTGCTCCTCGCTCCTCGGCCATGCCCCCTGCTACCTGCCCCCCATACCACACCCTTCCTACCACTCTCTCTCCAAGTCTCCACCAATCCTGAGTGAGGAAGGGGGCAGAAGtctggtgggagaggggaggggagagtgtcCAAAGAGAGAGGCCATGTCTTTGGCCGTGTGAACCACAGGGAAGTTGGCAAGTGAGGAAAtgcctgctgggggtggggaggcggaGTGAGGGGGCTGGAAGATAGCACAACAGGAGGGCTGAGCTGagcttcttcttttcttccagtgAAGAGGCTGGAGAGGAGCTGGGTGAGTCTGCGGGCAGGGAAGTGTGTGATGGGGCCACAAGAGGGGGATGTGAGGgctgtggtgggggtgggcaagagaagagagagaaacaggagcatgagagagtcagagagggaatgagagagacacagggaaaataagagagaaaccaaaagaaaaataagagggagAATGAGAGTGAAAGAGACCCAAAGAGAaaagggtgggagagagagagagatggaaagagatgGAATCTCCCCTCATGAGGAGGCAATGAGGCAagaaagcaggggtgggggtggcaagCACTCAGAAGGAAGGGTTGGGGTTGGTGGGGAGGCTCCTGGGTGACCTCCTGTCAGCGCCTTCTGCCCGGGCCCAGTCCCAGCTCCCAGAACAGGAGCTCCACTACGCATCCCTGCTGAGGCTGCCAGAGCGGGAGGGACCTGACCTCCGCAACCAAGAAAGGGAAGACAGAAAGGAGGACCTCAGCACTGACTACGCCTGCATTGTCTAGAACAAACCCACCTGAGCACCCCCAGATGCCTCCCCCACCGCAAGCGGGTGGTCAGGGCCGCCCTGAGTTTCACCCAGTAAAGACCATGATCTCACACATTCTGTGTCTTGGGCTTCTCCATCCCTCTCAAACCCCGGCTCCACATGGCCATCATCAAAGTCTAAGTGACTTACCCTCCCGCCCGCTCTGGGGTCAGATAGGGATTCATTGGGTGAAGAAGGGTGTTGAGGGACCCACGCTCCTCTGAAGGCCAGAAAAGAGAATTTGTCTATGGGCCATTGACAAGTAGGACTAATCATGCCTGAAACTGCATTTCTCAGGCGAATGGGACTTAGCCTCCTGAGCGTGGGAGAGGGAGGTACGTTGAG
This genomic window from Camelus bactrianus isolate YW-2024 breed Bactrian camel chromosome 20, ASM4877302v1, whole genome shotgun sequence contains:
- the LST1 gene encoding leukocyte-specific transcript 1 protein; amino-acid sequence: MICETRELCLYEYVTLGLGGLLLLVLVILSICLCRLRVRVKRLERSWSQLPEQELHYASLLRLPEREGPDLRNQEREDRKEDLSTDYACIV